One region of Oryza glaberrima chromosome 7, OglaRS2, whole genome shotgun sequence genomic DNA includes:
- the LOC127778925 gene encoding BTB/POZ domain-containing protein At5g48130 yields MEPEMEVEVEVEMSPAAAKAAVFSPYSSPSTALLLQRRVVSWAKETGSPATVSVHVGDRSFNLHKDPLVSRCGYLRQAILRCGDGDGEVVELPASFPGGSEAFEVIGLYCYGDAVALDPFNVAAVRCAAEFLDVSGLGARCDLYINQVVLQSWDDALIVLQRCQPLLPVAEELLVVSRCIESLAFMACMEILDPDGDEQRRERDQPGLLAAAAARGIAGRRWDAELVKELAARDLWIKDLVALPFEFFRRIVLALRRQGMKEKYVSPVVLFYANKWVLSKKTHKFMASTDTGDGETDANRRATAILQGVIDLLPLESSAATGGAIPVSFYFALLARSITLELRDESQTRLRELVASNLQFARVDDLPLPEPEQDAGGQSIAGSPEVRAMESIVASHVSMQRRGAEAVAELWDRYIAQIVGDPKLRPDRLAELIGVVPAGDRKSHDHLYEAIDTYIVEHPGLSGDEKASLCGHLECRKLSHEACIQAVQNDRMPLRLIVQALFMQQLHTHRAFTECSDSFRCMHSGELLVPVSGGAAAATAYTPSPGCTTAVPTSQPLSTSSPYTDTAHATRDGRKLVRARAGDDDDDAASGYETASFRIQALEQEILSLKQTLQRHNTVKKSSSRKEASFRMDTAATPAAAAAVRRRAPVSSSSCIGSMRWGSQRRCASRILRIFARLAVFGRGSRSSSSSSTSRGKQSMCRASAEQLSSVACRTKHAARD; encoded by the exons ATGGAgccggagatggaggtggaggtggaggtggagatgtcgccggcggcggcgaaggccgccGTGTTTAGCCCTTACTCGAGCCCGAGCACGGCGTTGCTCCTGCAGAGGAGGGTCGTTTCATG GGCCAAGGAGACCGgttcgccggcgacggtgagcgtCCACGTCGGCGACAGGAGCTTCAACCTGCACAAG GATCCTCTGGTGTCCAGGTGCGGGTACTTGAGGCAGGCGATTCTccggtgcggcgacggcgacggcgaggtcgtcgaGCTGCCGGCGAGCTTCCCCGGCGGCAGCGAGGCGTTCGAGGTGATCGGGCTGTACTGCTacggcgacgcggtggcgcTCGACCCGTTCAACGTGGCGGCGGTGCGGTGCGCGGCGGAGTTCCTCGACGTGTCCGGCCTCGGCGCGCGCTGCGACCTGTACATCAACCAGGTGGTGCTGCAGAGCTGGGACGACGCCCTCATCGTCCTGCAGCGATGCCAGCCGCTGCTCCCCGTCGCCGAGGAGCTCCTCGTCGTCAGCCGCTGCATCGAGTCGCTGGCGTTCATGGCGTGCATGGAGATCCTCGaccccgacggcgacgagcagcggcgCGAGCGCGACCAGccgggcctcctcgccgccgccgcggcgcgcggcatCGCCGGGCGCCGGTGGGACGCCGAGCTCGTCAAGGAGCTCGCCGCGCGCGACCTCTGGATCAAGGACCTCGTCGCCCTCCCCTTCGAGTTCTTCAGGCGGATCGTGCTGGCGCTGCGGCGTCAGGGCATGAAGGAGAAGTACGTCAGCCCCGTCGTGCTCTTCTACGCCAACAAGTGGGTGCTCTCCAAGAAGACGCACAAGTTCATGGCGAGCACGgacaccggcgacggcgagaccgACGCCAACAGGAGGGCCACCGCGATCCTGCAGGGCGTGATCGACCTCCTCCCACTcgagtcgtcggcggcgaccggcggcgccaTCCCGGTGTCGTTCTACTTCGCGCTGCTGGCGCGGTCGATCACCCTCGAGCTCAGGGACGAGAGCCAGACGAGGCTGCGCGAACTGGTCGCGTCCAACCTGCAATTCGCCCGCGTGGACGACCTCCCGCTGCCGGAGCCAGAGCAAGACGCCGGCGGCCAATCCATCGCCGGCAGCCCGGAGGTGAGGGCGATGGAGAGCATCGTCGCGAGCCATGTCTCAATGCAAAGAAGAGGCGCGGAGGCCGTCGCGGAGCTCTGGGATCGGTACATCGCCCAGATCGTCGGTGACCCGAAGCTCCGGCCGGACCGGCTGGCCGAGCTCATCGGCGTCGTTCCGGCCGGCGACCGGAAATCCCACGACCATCTCTACGAAGCAATCGACACATACATCGTG GAGCATCCCGGCTTGTCCGGCGACGAGAAGGCGTCGCTGTGCGGCCACCTCGAATGTCGGAAGCTGTCGCACGAGGCGTGCATCCAGGCGGTGCAGAACGACCGGATGCCGCTCCGGCTGATCGTGCAGGCGCTGTTCATGCAGCAGCTGCACACGCACCGCGCCTTCACCGAGTGCTCCGACTCGTTCCGGTGCATGCACTCGGGGGAGCTCCTCGtccccgtctccggcggcgccgccgccgccaccgcgtacACGCCGAGCCCCGGGTGCACCACCGCCGTCCCCACCAGCCAGCCGCTCAGCACCAGCAGCCCGTACACGGACACCGCCCACGCCACGCGGGACGGCAGGAAGCTGgtccgcgcccgcgccggcgacgacgacgacgacgcggcgtcgGGCTACGAGACGGCGAGCTTTAGGATCCAGGCGCTGGAGCAGGAGATCCTCTCCCTGAAGCAGACGCTGCAGCGGCACAACACCGTGAAGAAGAGCTCGTCCCGGAAGGAGGCGAGCTTCAGGATGGACACGgcggccacgccggcggcggcggcggcggtcaggCGGCGAGCGCCGGTGTCCTCCAGCAGCTGCATTGGCTCCATGCGGTGGGGATCGCAGCGGCGGTGCGCGAGTAGGATCCTGCGCATCTTCGCGAGGCTGGCCGTGTTCGGGAGAGGGagcaggtcgtcgtcgtcgtcgtcgacgtcgagggGGAAGCAGAGCATGTGCAGGGCAAGTGCAGAGCAGCTCAGCTCAGTGGCCTGTAGAACGAAGCACGCAGCGAGGGACTGA